From the Streptomyces sp. KMM 9044 genome, one window contains:
- the rpsT gene encoding 30S ribosomal protein S20: MANIKSQIKRNKTNEKARLRNKAVKSSLKTAIRKAREAAVAGDAEKATAYQRAAARQLDKAVSKGVIHKNQAANKKSALALKVASLKG; the protein is encoded by the coding sequence GTGGCGAACATCAAGTCCCAGATCAAGCGGAACAAGACCAACGAGAAGGCCCGGCTGCGCAACAAGGCCGTCAAGTCCTCTCTGAAGACCGCGATCCGCAAGGCTCGTGAGGCCGCCGTCGCAGGCGACGCCGAGAAGGCCACCGCGTACCAGCGCGCTGCCGCGCGTCAGCTCGACAAGGCCGTCTCCAAGGGCGTCATCCACAAGAACCAGGCCGCCAACAAGAAGTCGGCGCTGGCTCTGAAGGTCGCGTCCCTCAAGGGCTGA
- the holA gene encoding DNA polymerase III subunit delta — MARKTAQDDPLAPVTLAVGQEDLLLDRAVQEVVAAAKASDADTDVRDLTPDQLQPGTLAELTSPSLFAERKVVVVRNAQDLSADTVKDVKSYLGAPAEEITLVLLHAGGARGKGLLDAARKAGAREVACPKMTKPADRLAFVRSEFRTTGRSATPEACQALVDAIGSDLRELAAAVSQLAADIEGTIDEAVVGRYYTGRAEASSFTVADRAVEGRAAEALEALRWSLSTGVAPVLITSALAQGVRAIGKLSSARGGRPADLARELGMPPWKIDRVRQQMRGWTPDGVSVALRAVAEADAGVKGGGEDPGYALEKAVVTIARAARSRGRA; from the coding sequence ATGGCCAGGAAGACAGCTCAAGACGACCCTCTCGCCCCGGTGACGCTCGCCGTGGGCCAGGAGGACCTTCTGCTCGACCGTGCCGTGCAGGAGGTGGTGGCCGCTGCGAAGGCCTCCGACGCCGACACGGACGTACGCGACCTCACCCCGGACCAGCTCCAGCCCGGCACCCTCGCCGAGCTGACCAGCCCCTCGCTCTTCGCCGAGCGCAAAGTCGTGGTCGTACGCAATGCGCAGGACCTGTCGGCCGACACCGTCAAGGACGTGAAGTCGTATCTCGGGGCGCCCGCCGAGGAGATCACGCTCGTCCTGCTGCACGCCGGCGGAGCCAGGGGCAAGGGCCTGCTCGACGCGGCGCGCAAGGCCGGGGCGCGGGAGGTGGCCTGCCCGAAGATGACGAAGCCGGCGGACCGGCTGGCCTTCGTGCGGAGCGAGTTCCGGACCACCGGGAGATCGGCCACACCGGAGGCGTGCCAGGCGCTCGTCGACGCCATCGGCAGTGATCTGCGGGAGCTGGCGGCCGCGGTCTCCCAGCTGGCGGCGGACATCGAGGGCACGATCGACGAGGCGGTCGTCGGCCGTTACTACACCGGGCGGGCCGAGGCGTCGAGTTTCACGGTCGCCGACCGCGCGGTCGAGGGACGGGCGGCGGAGGCGCTGGAGGCGTTGCGCTGGTCGCTGTCGACGGGGGTGGCGCCGGTGCTGATCACCAGTGCGCTGGCCCAGGGCGTCCGGGCGATCGGGAAGCTGTCGTCGGCGCGCGGCGGCAGACCGGCCGATCTGGCACGGGAGCTGGGCATGCCGCCGTGGAAGATCGACCGGGTGCGTCAGCAGATGCGGGGCTGGACCCCCGACGGCGTGTCCGTCGCCCTGCGGGCGGTGGCCGAGGCGGACGCCGGTGTCAAGGGCGGCGGGGAGGACCCGGGGTACGCCCTGGAGAAGGCGGTCGTCACCATCGCACGCGCGGCCAGGTCGAGGGGCCGGGCGTAG